DNA from Fibrobacterota bacterium:
TATCGGAGGAGAGCGACGCCACCTCCGACGCCGACCTGCAAGCCGCGCGGGATGCCTTGGGGCCGCTCGATCCCCTCGCCGCTTTCGCCCGCGGATCGAAGGGGGACTTCGTGTTGCTGAACCGGAATCGACCGGAACCGAAGGCCGGCATGGCCCTGGCCTACGGTCTTTGCCCCCAGGTGCATTTGATCGACAACCGGACCTTGGTCGAGTCCCTGGAGGGGCAGGCCTGGACCCTGATCACCGCTGCCAAGACCTGGCCCCGAAGCAAGGTTTCCGTGACGCCGATTACATTGAAACGTTCGCCGTTCTCGGTCGCGCTGAAAACCCCTCCGGTGGCGGGGGATATGGCTTCCGCTCTCCCGTGGCGGAACAAGGTGGATGCCCGGCAGTTCTCGCTTTTCGGGGCCGGCTGGGCCTTGGGCAGCCTCAAGCGGATGTCGCTTTACGGCGCGGACAGCGCTACTTACTTCGAGACCCACGGCCTGTTAGGGCTGATGTCGGGCGCGGCCCTTCCGGACGATTTGCTGAAACCCGCGGGCATGGACTTTTCGATGCAGCCAGGCTTGGTCTATCCCATGTGGCACGTGTTCGCCGACTTCGCCGATTTCGTCGGGGGATTCGCTTACGACGTGGAATCGCAAGCGCCGCTCAAGTTCGATGCCGTGCTCCTGCACGCGGGGGATAAAGCCAGCATCTTGCTGGCCAATCTGGAGGAAACCGGGGCGACGCTACGCTTGGAAGAATTGGGCAACGTGGCCGGCGTCCGCCGGCTGCACGAAGGCAACGCCTGGGAGGCGATGCGCGATCCGGAAAGTTACCGGAAGTTGCCCTTCGAACCCATGCCCGGCCATGCCGAAGGTTGGGACATCGAATTGCGTCCCTTCGAGTATATCCGCATCGATCTCTCGGCGGGCTAGCGGTCTAACCCTTACCCGGCTCGACGATGAATATCGCGGGCTTCCCCTTGCGGATCATGGCGAGCAACAACCGTAAGGCGTGGATGCGATCCCGCACTCCGGCCGATCTCAGCTTGAGCCGCTTGATCTTGGTCTGCACGGGATGACGCTTGCGTCGGGTCAGCGCCAGGACCAAGCCGCCGGCAAGCAAACTGCCGGTAACGATGAGCGCAGGCATAGCCATTCGCCGCAGGCGCGCCTGCGGAGCGAATTTCCTTTTCAATTCCCGTAAATGCCGATCCAGGCTGGCCCTGGTGATGGAGATGCTTTCCTCGATTTCATC
Protein-coding regions in this window:
- a CDS encoding DUF3618 domain-containing protein, with translation MASRTTPDWTQASPDEIEESISITRASLDRHLRELKRKFAPQARLRRMAMPALIVTGSLLAGGLVLALTRRKRHPVQTKIKRLKLRSAGVRDRIHALRLLLAMIRKGKPAIFIVEPGKG